The nucleotide window AAAGGACTGGTTCATCGAAATGCCAGTAGAAGCAAAAAAAGATGAGTGGGGTTTAGCTGCTCCCATATCACCTGGCCCCCTAACACCCATGAAGGGAAAGGATGTGTTTGAGGATATCCCCAAATGGGAAGGGAAACAATTTGATTCTCCTATGCCAAGTCCCTTTCAGGCTGGAAGCTTCACTCTTCCTTTAGAtgtcataaagaatgaaatagttGCAGAAGCATCACCCTTTGCCCCTGCCCTATTGCAGCCAGATGACAAGAAATCTCTGGAAGAAACCAGTGGCCCAGTGACTGCCAAAGATAGTTCTAAAGCTGAAGAGCCTCATAAGGATAAACCTGACAAAATGGCAGAAGCACCAGCCTCAGAAGCAATCACCTTACCCAAAGATGCCCACATTCCAACTGTGGAAGAATATGTCCCAGAGAAAGTattaggagaagaaaaaggggcgATAAAGCAAGAGAGTGTGCAGAAAACAGAGATCTCAACCCTCAGTGGACAGGAAGCTACACTTACTGAAAAGGAGTCTCAGCTAAAGCTTGAAGAAAAAACGACCATCTCTGACAAAGAAGCCATGCCAAAAGAGAGTGAGCCCCCCAAactgacagatgaagaaacaggcatAATTCAGCCCTCCGTGGAGCACACCCTCTCGAAAGAAGAACAGAAAGGCCAAGACACTACCAGAGATACACTAAAACAGGACTCATTCCCTGTAAGTTTGGAGCAAACAGTTACAGATTCAGCCATGACCTCCAAGACACTGGAGAAAGTCATGACCGAACCAGCTGCAGTAAGTGAACAGAGTGCAACCCAGGACCTTTTTCAAGAAAAAGTTGCTGATAAAGATCATAAGGTTGAAGGGGTTGGGGCTGAAACGTCAGCTGAGCTTGACATGCCATTTTATGAAGATAAGTCAGGAATGTCCAAGTACTTTGAAACATCTGCCTTGAAAGAAGAAGTGACAAAAAGCATCCAGCCAGGCAGTGATTACTATGAACTAAGTGACACAAGAGAAAGTGCCCAAGAGCCTTTTGATACCGTATCTCCTGCATATAAAAACGGTGACAAGGGACTTCAGGCCGGTAAAGAACCCCAGCCCAGTGCTCCAGCACAAGAAGCAGGGTATAGCACTCTTGCACAGAGTTATCCATCTGAGGTGCCTGAAGAACCCAGTTCTCCTCAAGAAAGAATGTTTACTATTGATCCAAAAGTGTATGGGGAGAAAAGGGATCTCCACAGTAAGAATAAGGACGACTTGACATTAAGCAGGAGTTTAGGACTTGGTGGAAGGTCTGCAATAGAACAAAGAAGCATGTCAATCAATTTGCCCATGTCTTGCCTGGATTCCATAGCCCTTGGATTTAACTTTGGTCGGGGACATGATCTTTCTCCTCTGGCTTCTGATATTCTAACGAACACTAGCGGAAGTATGGACGAAGGGGATGATTACCTTCCAGCCACAACCCCTGCACTTGAGAAAGCCCCATGTTTCCCAGTAGagagcaaagaggaagaagaacagaTAGAGGGAGAAAAAGCTACCGGAGAGGAAAATGCTCAAGTTGAGACATCGTGTGAGTCACCTTTCCTAGCCAAAGATTATTACAAAAATGGCACTGTCATGGCCCCTGACCTGCCTGAAATGCTAGACCTGGCAGGCACAAGGTCAAGATTAGCCTCTGTGAGTGCAGATGCTGAAGTTGCCAGGAGGAAATCAGTCCCATCAGAGACTGTGGTTGAGGAGAGTAGTGCCGGCTTGCCCCCTGTCACTGATGAAAACCATGTCGTTGTTAAAACAGACAGTCAGCTGGAAGACCTGGGTTACtgtgtgttcaataaatacactGTCCCACTGCCATCACCTGTTCAAGACAGTGAGAATCTGTCAGGGGAGAGTGGTTCCTTTTACGAAGGCACTGATGATAAAATGCGAAGAGATCTAGCCACAGACCTTTCGTTGATTGAAGTAAAATTGGCAGCTGCCGGCAGAGTCAAAGATGAGTTTGGTGCTGAGAAAGAAGTATCCCCACATATCCCTGGTGACAAATCAGTACTGGGTAGGGAGTTTGATCAGGAGAGGAAAGCTAATGATAAGCTGGATACTGTACTAGAAAAGAGCGAAGAACATGCTGATGCAAAAGAACATGCCAAGGCAACGGAAGAGGCCAGTGATAAAGTCGAAACATTTGGATTAGGAGTAACCTACGAACACCCTTCGACCAAAGAACTGCCCGTATCAAAAGACACATCACCTCCTGCGGCTGAGAAAGCTGAGACAGGTCTTAGTTCAGTCCCAGAGATAGCTGAGGTGGAACCATCCAAAAAAGCTGAACCAGAACTGGATGTCATTGCACAGAAAGCTGACCAGGGTCAATTAGATGTTAAAATCAGTGACTTTGGACAGATGGCTGCAGGACTGACCATAGATGCTGGAAAAGCAACAGAACTTCAACTCGAAGCTACACAAGATCTCACCCCCTCATCTGCAGTACCTCAGGAGGGAGATATGTTTCTGAGTGTTGATCCTGGCCACATGAAAGAAGGCACTAAAACCAGTGAGACAGAAATCAAGGAGAAGGTGGCCAAGCCTGACTTGGTGCACCAGGAGGCTGTGGACAAAGAAGAGTCCTACGAGTCCAGTGGTGAGCATGAGAGCCTCACCATGGAGTCTTTGAAAGCTGATGAGGGCAAGAAGGAAACATCCCCAGAATCCTCTCTAATTCAGGATGAGATTGCCATCAAGTTGTCAGTGGAAATACCTTGTGCACCTGCTGTTTCAGAGGCTGATTTAGCCCCAGATGAGAGAGCTGATGTCCAGATGGAATTTATTCAGCAgccaaaagaagaaagcaaagaggccCCAGATATATCTGTCACTCCCTCCGATGTCACTGAGCCATTACCTAAAGCCATCGGGGCTGAACCAGCAGAGGTTCAGAGTGAAGAAGAAGAGATAGAAGCCCGGGGAGAATATGATAAACTGCTCTTCCGCTCAGACACCCTTCAGATTACCGACCTGGGAATCGCAGGTGTCCGGGAGGAATTTGTGGAGACCTGCCCCGGTGAGCACAAAGGAGTCATCGAGTCCGTGGTAACCATCGAGGATGATTTTATCACTGTAGTGCAAACCACAACTGAAGAAGGGGAGTCAGGTTCCCACAGTGTGCGTTTTGCAGCCCTAGAGCAGCCTGAGGTGGAGAGGAGACCGTCCCCCCACGCCGAAGAAGAGCTCGAAGTAGAAGAGGCAGCCGAAGCCCAGGCAGAACCCAAGGATGGCTCCCCGGAGGCTCCAGCTTCCCCTGAGAGAGAAGAGGTTGCCCTCTCAGAATATAAGACGGAAACCTATGACGATTACAAAGACGAAACCACCATTGATGATTCCATCATGGATGCTGACAGCCTCTGGGTGGACACTCAaggtgtgcattttttttttaaattttctacttcCAAATAAAATCCCATAACCTAATGGATTTTTtcgattttaaacattttttaaaatgtccctttatctcgattttgcattttgttaaatatatgaaggattttgtacatttgttactaatgttttcattgttgttgttgttgttgtcatggTTTGCTTTGATCCACAGATGATGATAGGAGCATCATGACAGAACAGTTAGAAACTATTCCTAAAGAGGAGAAAGCTGAAAAGGAAGCTCGGAGACCATCTCTTgagaaacatagaaaagaaaagccttttaaaaCCGGGAGAGGCAGAATTTCCACTCCTGaaagaaaaatagctaaaaaGGAACCTAGCACAGTCTCCAGAGAtg belongs to Felis catus isolate Fca126 chromosome C1, F.catus_Fca126_mat1.0, whole genome shotgun sequence and includes:
- the MAP2 gene encoding microtubule-associated protein 2 isoform X7 — its product is MADDRKDEAKAPHWTSAQLTEASAHPHPPEIKDQGGAGEGLVRSANGFPYREDEEGAFGEHGSQSTYSDTKENGINGELTSADRETAEEVSARIVQVVTAEAVAVLKGEQEKEAEHKVQPAALPLAAEETPNLPPSPPPSPASEQTVTVEEEEETLEGTMAEEEKPATLPGKECGAAKASDQSKGLSEGQVESSAEAQIVPEESAPAGAPQEKSVKEVSEVSPEVKIPSSAGEGLLPASKMEFHDQQELTPSPAEPLDKKEKESEEQSKPGEDLKHAALASQPETTKTSPDKKDTQGTEEEKAPTALFGHALGAGLEDMKQKTEPSLVVPGIDLSAEPPAPKEQKDWFIEMPVEAKKDEWGLAAPISPGPLTPMKGKDVFEDIPKWEGKQFDSPMPSPFQAGSFTLPLDVIKNEIVAEASPFAPALLQPDDKKSLEETSGPVTAKDSSKAEEPHKDKPDKMAEAPASEAITLPKDAHIPTVEEYVPEKVLGEEKGAIKQESVQKTEISTLSGQEATLTEKESQLKLEEKTTISDKEAMPKESEPPKLTDEETGIIQPSVEHTLSKEEQKGQDTTRDTLKQDSFPVSLEQTVTDSAMTSKTLEKVMTEPAAVSEQSATQDLFQEKVADKDHKVEGVGAETSAELDMPFYEDKSGMSKYFETSALKEEVTKSIQPGSDYYELSDTRESAQEPFDTVSPAYKNGDKGLQAGKEPQPSAPAQEAGYSTLAQSYPSEVPEEPSSPQERMFTIDPKVYGEKRDLHSKNKDDLTLSRSLGLGGRSAIEQRSMSINLPMSCLDSIALGFNFGRGHDLSPLASDILTNTSGSMDEGDDYLPATTPALEKAPCFPVESKEEEEQIEGEKATGEENAQVETSCESPFLAKDYYKNGTVMAPDLPEMLDLAGTRSRLASVSADAEVARRKSVPSETVVEESSAGLPPVTDENHVVVKTDSQLEDLGYCVFNKYTVPLPSPVQDSENLSGESGSFYEGTDDKMRRDLATDLSLIEVKLAAAGRVKDEFGAEKEVSPHIPGDKSVLGREFDQERKANDKLDTVLEKSEEHADAKEHAKATEEASDKVETFGLGVTYEHPSTKELPVSKDTSPPAAEKAETGLSSVPEIAEVEPSKKAEPELDVIAQKADQGQLDVKISDFGQMAAGLTIDAGKATELQLEATQDLTPSSAVPQEGDMFLSVDPGHMKEGTKTSETEIKEKVAKPDLVHQEAVDKEESYESSGEHESLTMESLKADEGKKETSPESSLIQDEIAIKLSVEIPCAPAVSEADLAPDERADVQMEFIQQPKEESKEAPDISVTPSDVTEPLPKAIGAEPAEVQSEEEEIEARGEYDKLLFRSDTLQITDLGIAGVREEFVETCPGEHKGVIESVVTIEDDFITVVQTTTEEGESGSHSVRFAALEQPEVERRPSPHAEEELEVEEAAEAQAEPKDGSPEAPASPEREEVALSEYKTETYDDYKDETTIDDSIMDADSLWVDTQDDDRSIMTEQLETIPKEEKAEKEARRPSLEKHRKEKPFKTGRGRISTPERKIAKKEPSTVSRDEVRRKKATGGETTQASSVFKQAKDKVSNSTLSKIPAFQGSSKSPRCSSACLSTSKRATFSDSFSIKPTSAGSTDRLPFSESGNKDGVTKSPEKRSSLPRPSSILPPRRGVSGDREENSFSLNSSISSSARRTTRSEPIRRAGKSGTSTPTTPGSTAITPGTPPSYSSRTPGTPGTPSYPRTPHTPGTPKSAILVPSEKKVAIIRTPPKSPATPKQLRLINQPLPDLKNVKSKIGSTDNIKYQPKGGQVRILNKKIDFSKVQSRCGSKDNIKHSAGGGNVQIVTKKIDLSHVTSKCGSLKNIRHRPGGGRVKIESVKLDFKEKAQAKVGSLDNAHHVPGGGNVKIDSQKLNFREHAKARVDHGAEIITQSPGRSSVASPRRLSNVSSSGSINLLESPQLATLAEDVTAALAKQGL
- the MAP2 gene encoding microtubule-associated protein 2 isoform X20, which codes for MADDRKDEAKAPHWTSAQLTEASAHPHPPEIKDQGGAGEGLVRSANGFPYREDEEGAFGEHGSQSTYSDTKENGINGELTSADRETAEEVSARIVQVVTAEAVAVLKGEQEKEAEHKVQPAALPLAAEETPNLPPSPPPSPASEQTVTVEEASKMEFHDQQELTPSPAEPLDKKEKESEEQSKPGEDLKHAALASQPETTKTSPDKKDTQGTEEEKAPTALFGHALGAGLEDMKQKTEPSLVVPGIDLSAEPPAPKEQKDWFIEMPVEAKKDEWGLAAPISPGPLTPMKGKDVFEDIPKWEGKQFDSPMPSPFQAGSFTLPLDVIKNEIVAEASPFAPALLQPDDKKSLEETSGPVTAKDSSKAEEPHKDKPDKMAEAPASEAITLPKDAHIPTVEEYVPEKVLGEEKGAIKQESVQKTEISTLSGQEATLTEKESQLKLEEKTTISDKEAMPKESEPPKLTDEETGIIQPSVEHTLSKEEQKGQDTTRDTLKQDSFPVSLEQTVTDSAMTSKTLEKVMTEPAAVSEQSATQDLFQEKVADKDHKVEGVGAETSAELDMPFYEDKSGMSKYFETSALKEEVTKSIQPGSDYYELSDTRESAQEPFDTVSPAYKNGDKGLQAGKEPQPSAPAQEAGYSTLAQSYPSEVPEEPSSPQERMFTIDPKVYGEKRDLHSKNKDDLTLSRSLGLGGRSAIEQRSMSINLPMSCLDSIALGFNFGRGHDLSPLASDILTNTSGSMDEGDDYLPATTPALEKAPCFPVESKEEEEQIEGEKATGEENAQVETSCESPFLAKDYYKNGTVMAPDLPEMLDLAGTRSRLASVSADAEVARRKSVPSETVVEESSAGLPPVTDENHVVVKTDSQLEDLGYCVFNKYTVPLPSPVQDSENLSGESGSFYEGTDDKMRRDLATDLSLIEVKLAAAGRVKDEFGAEKEVSPHIPGDKSVLGREFDQERKANDKLDTVLEKSEEHADAKEHAKATEEASDKVETFGLGVTYEHPSTKELPVSKDTSPPAAEKAETGLSSVPEIAEVEPSKKAEPELDVIAQKADQGQLDVKISDFGQMAAGLTIDAGKATELQLEATQDLTPSSAVPQEGDMFLSVDPGHMKEGTKTSETEIKEKVAKPDLVHQEAVDKEESYESSGEHESLTMESLKADEGKKETSPESSLIQDEIAIKLSVEIPCAPAVSEADLAPDERADVQMEFIQQPKEESKEAPDISVTPSDVTEPLPKAIGAEPAEVQSEEEEIEARGEYDKLLFRSDTLQITDLGIAGVREEFVETCPGEHKGVIESVVTIEDDFITVVQTTTEEGESGSHSVRFAALEQPEVERRPSPHAEEELEVEEAAEAQAEPKDGSPEAPASPEREEVALSEYKTETYDDYKDETTIDDSIMDADSLWVDTQDDDRSIMTEQLETIPKEEKAEKEARRPSLEKHRKEKPFKTGRGRISTPERKIAKKEPSTVSRDEVRRKKAVYKKAELAKKTEVQAHSPSRKFILKPAIKYTRPTHLSCVKRKTTATGGETTQASSVFKQAKDKVSDGVTKSPEKRSSLPRPSSILPPRRGVSGDREENSFSLNSSISSSARRTTRSEPIRRAGKSGTSTPTTPGSTAITPGTPPSYSSRTPGTPGTPSYPRTPHTPGTPKSAILVPSEKKVAIIRTPPKSPATPKQLRLINQPLPDLKNVKSKIGSTDNIKYQPKGGQVRILNKKIDFSKVQSRCGSKDNIKHSAGGGNVQIVTKKIDLSHVTSKCGSLKNIRHRPGGGRVKIESVKLDFKEKAQAKVGSLDNAHHVPGGGNVKIDSQKLNFREHAKARVDHGAEIITQSPGRSSVASPRRLSNVSSSGSINLLESPQLATLAEDVTAALAKQGL
- the MAP2 gene encoding microtubule-associated protein 2 isoform X6, with protein sequence MADDRKDEAKAPHWTSAQLTEASAHPHPPEIKDQGGAGEGLVRSANGFPYREDEEGAFGEHGSQSTYSDTKENGINGELTSADRETAEEVSARIVQVVTAEAVAVLKGEQEKEAEHKVQPAALPLAAEETPNLPPSPPPSPASEQTVTVEEEEETLEGTMAEEEKPATLPGKECGAAKASDQSKGLSEGQVESSAEAQIVPEESAPAGAPQEKSVKEVSEVSPEVKIPSSAGEGLLPASKMEFHDQQELTPSPAEPLDKKEKESEEQSKPGEDLKHAALASQPETTKTSPDKKDTQGTEEEKAPTALFGHALGAGLEDMKQKTEPSLVVPGIDLSAEPPAPKEQKDWFIEMPVEAKKDEWGLAAPISPGPLTPMKGKDVFEDIPKWEGKQFDSPMPSPFQAGSFTLPLDVIKNEIVAEASPFAPALLQPDDKKSLEETSGPVTAKDSSKAEEPHKDKPDKMAEAPASEAITLPKDAHIPTVEEYVPEKVLGEEKGAIKQESVQKTEISTLSGQEATLTEKESQLKLEEKTTISDKEAMPKESEPPKLTDEETGIIQPSVEHTLSKEEQKGQDTTRDTLKQDSFPVSLEQTVTDSAMTSKTLEKVMTEPAAVSEQSATQDLFQEKVADKDHKVEGVGAETSAELDMPFYEDKSGMSKYFETSALKEEVTKSIQPGSDYYELSDTRESAQEPFDTVSPAYKNGDKGLQAGKEPQPSAPAQEAGYSTLAQSYPSEVPEEPSSPQERMFTIDPKVYGEKRDLHSKNKDDLTLSRSLGLGGRSAIEQRSMSINLPMSCLDSIALGFNFGRGHDLSPLASDILTNTSGSMDEGDDYLPATTPALEKAPCFPVESKEEEEQIEGEKATGEENAQVETSCESPFLAKDYYKNGTVMAPDLPEMLDLAGTRSRLASVSADAEVARRKSVPSETVVEESSAGLPPVTDENHVVVKTDSQLEDLGYCVFNKYTVPLPSPVQDSENLSGESGSFYEGTDDKMRRDLATDLSLIEVKLAAAGRVKDEFGAEKEVSPHIPGDKSVLGREFDQERKANDKLDTVLEKSEEHADAKEHAKATEEASDKVETFGLGVTYEHPSTKELPVSKDTSPPAAEKAETGLSSVPEIAEVEPSKKAEPELDVIAQKADQGQLDVKISDFGQMAAGLTIDAGKATELQLEATQDLTPSSAVPQEGDMFLSVDPGHMKEGTKTSETEIKEKVAKPDLVHQEAVDKEESYESSGEHESLTMESLKADEGKKETSPESSLIQDEIAIKLSVEIPCAPAVSEADLAPDERADVQMEFIQQPKEESKEAPDISVTPSDVTEPLPKAIGAEPAEVQSEEEEIEARGEYDKLLFRSDTLQITDLGIAGVREEFVETCPGEHKGVIESVVTIEDDFITVVQTTTEEGESGSHSVRFAALEQPEVERRPSPHAEEELEVEEAAEAQAEPKDGSPEAPASPEREEVALSEYKTETYDDYKDETTIDDSIMDADSLWVDTQDDDRSIMTEQLETIPKEEKAEKEARRPSLEKHRKEKPFKTGRGRISTPERKIAKKEPSTVSRDEVRRKKAVYKKAELAKKTEVQAHSPSRKFILKPAIKYTRPTHLSCVKRKTTATGGETTQASSVFKQAKDKVSNSTLSKIPAFQGSSKSPRCSSACLSTSKRATFSDSFSIKPTSAGSTDRLPFSESGNKDGVTKSPEKRSSLPRPSSILPPRRGVSGDREENSFSLNSSISSSARRTTRSEPIRRAGKSGTSTPTTPGSTAITPGTPPSYSSRTPGTPGTPSYPRTPHTPGTPKSAILVPSEKKVAIIRTPPKSPATPKQLRLINQPLPDLKNVKSKIGSTDNIKYQPKGGQVQIVTKKIDLSHVTSKCGSLKNIRHRPGGGRVKIESVKLDFKEKAQAKVGSLDNAHHVPGGGNVKIDSQKLNFREHAKARVDHGAEIITQSPGRSSVASPRRLSNVSSSGSINLLESPQLATLAEDVTAALAKQGL
- the MAP2 gene encoding microtubule-associated protein 2 isoform X9 produces the protein MADDRKDEAKAPHWTSAQLTEASAHPHPPEIKDQGGAGEGLVRSANGFPYREDEEGAFGEHGSQSTYSDTKENGINGELTSADRETAEEVSARIVQVVTAEAVAVLKGEQEKEAEHKVQPAALPLAAEETPNLPPSPPPSPASEQTVTVEEEEETLEGTMAEEEKPATLPGKECGAAKASDQSKGLSEGQVESSAEAQIVPEESAPAGAPQEKSVKEVSEVSPEVKIPSSAGEGLLPASKMEFHDQQELTPSPAEPLDKKEKESEEQSKPGEDLKHAALASQPETTKTSPDKKDTQGTEEEKAPTALFGHALGAGLEDMKQKTEPSLVVPGIDLSAEPPAPKEQKDWFIEMPVEAKKDEWGLAAPISPGPLTPMKGKDVFEDIPKWEGKQFDSPMPSPFQAGSFTLPLDVIKNEIVAEASPFAPALLQPDDKKSLEETSGPVTAKDSSKAEEPHKDKPDKMAEAPASEAITLPKDAHIPTVEEYVPEKVLGEEKGAIKQESVQKTEISTLSGQEATLTEKESQLKLEEKTTISDKEAMPKESEPPKLTDEETGIIQPSVEHTLSKEEQKGQDTTRDTLKQDSFPVSLEQTVTDSAMTSKTLEKVMTEPAAVSEQSATQDLFQEKVADKDHKVEGVGAETSAELDMPFYEDKSGMSKYFETSALKEEVTKSIQPGSDYYELSDTRESAQEPFDTVSPAYKNGDKGLQAGKEPQPSAPAQEAGYSTLAQSYPSEVPEEPSSPQERMFTIDPKVYGEKRDLHSKNKDDLTLSRSLGLGGRSAIEQRSMSINLPMSCLDSIALGFNFGRGHDLSPLASDILTNTSGSMDEGDDYLPATTPALEKAPCFPVESKEEEEQIEGEKATGEENAQVETSCESPFLAKDYYKNGTVMAPDLPEMLDLAGTRSRLASVSADAEVARRKSVPSETVVEESSAGLPPVTDENHVVVKTDSQLEDLGYCVFNKYTVPLPSPVQDSENLSGESGSFYEGTDDKMRRDLATDLSLIEVKLAAAGRVKDEFGAEKEVSPHIPGDKSVLGREFDQERKANDKLDTVLEKSEEHADAKEHAKATEEASDKVETFGLGVTYEHPSTKELPVSKDTSPPAAEKAETGLSSVPEIAEVEPSKKAEPELDVIAQKADQGQLDVKISDFGQMAAGLTIDAGKATELQLEATQDLTPSSAVPQEGDMFLSVDPGHMKEGTKTSETEIKEKVAKPDLVHQEAVDKEESYESSGEHESLTMESLKADEGKKETSPESSLIQDEIAIKLSVEIPCAPAVSEADLAPDERADVQMEFIQQPKEESKEAPDISVTPSDVTEPLPKAIGAEPAEVQSEEEEIEARGEYDKLLFRSDTLQITDLGIAGVREEFVETCPGEHKGVIESVVTIEDDFITVVQTTTEEGESGSHSVRFAALEQPEVERRPSPHAEEELEVEEAAEAQAEPKDGSPEAPASPEREEVALSEYKTETYDDYKDETTIDDSIMDADSLWVDTQDDDRSIMTEQLETIPKEEKAEKEARRPSLEKHRKEKPFKTGRGRISTPERKIAKKEPSTVSRDEVRRKKAVYKKAELAKKTEVQAHSPSRKFILKPAIKYTRPTHLSCVKRKTTGGETTQASSVFKQAKDKVSDGVTKSPEKRSSLPRPSSILPPRRGVSGDREENSFSLNSSISSSARRTTRSEPIRRAGKSGTSTPTTPGSTAITPGTPPSYSSRTPGTPGTPSYPRTPHTPGTPKSAILVPSEKKVAIIRTPPKSPATPKQLRLINQPLPDLKNVKSKIGSTDNIKYQPKGGQVRILNKKIDFSKVQSRCGSKDNIKHSAGGGNVQIVTKKIDLSHVTSKCGSLKNIRHRPGGGRVKIESVKLDFKEKAQAKVGSLDNAHHVPGGGNVKIDSQKLNFREHAKARVDHGAEIITQSPGRSSVASPRRLSNVSSSGSINLLESPQLATLAEDVTAALAKQGL
- the MAP2 gene encoding microtubule-associated protein 2 isoform X18; amino-acid sequence: MADDRKDEAKAPHWTSAQLTEASAHPHPPEIKDQGGAGEGLVRSANGFPYREDEEGAFGEHGSQSTYSDTKENGINGELTSADRETAEEVSARIVQVVTAEAVAVLKGEQEKEAEHKVQPAALPLAAEETPNLPPSPPPSPASEQTVTVEEEEETLEGTMAEEEKPATLPGKECGAAKASDQSKGLSEGQVESSAEAQIVPEESAPAGAPQEKSVKEVSEVSPEVKIPSSAGEGLLPASKMEFHDQQELTPSPAEPLDKKEKESEEQSKPGEDLKHAALASQPETTKTSPDKKDTQGTEEEKAPTALFGHALGAGLEDMKQKTEPSLVVPGIDLSAEPPAPKEQKDWFIEMPVEAKKDEWGLAAPISPGPLTPMKGKDVFEDIPKWEGKQFDSPMPSPFQAGSFTLPLDVIKNEIVAEASPFAPALLQPDDKKSLEETSGPVTAKDSSKAEEPHKDKPDKMAEAPASEAITLPKDAHIPTVEEYVPEKVLGEEKGAIKQESVQKTEISTLSGQEATLTEKESQLKLEEKTTISDKEAMPKESEPPKLTDEETGIIQPSVEHTLSKEEQKGQDTTRDTLKQDSFPVSLEQTVTDSAMTSKTLEKVMTEPAAVSEQSATQDLFQEKVADKDHKVEGVGAETSAELDMPFYEDKSGMSKYFETSALKEEVTKSIQPGSDYYELSDTRESAQEPFDTVSPAYKNGDKGLQAGKEPQPSAPAQEAGYSTLAQSYPSEVPEEPSSPQERMFTIDPKVYGEKRDLHSKNKDDLTLSRSLGLGGRSAIEQRSMSINLPMSCLDSIALGFNFGRGHDLSPLASDILTNTSGSMDEGDDYLPATTPALEKAPCFPVESKEEEEQIEGEKATGEENAQVETSCESPFLAKDYYKNGTVMAPDLPEMLDLAGTRSRLASVSADAEVARRKSVPSETVVEESSAGLPPVTDENHVVVKTDSQLEDLGYCVFNKYTVPLPSPVQDSENLSGESGSFYEGTDDKMRRDLATDLSLIEVKLAAAGRVKDEFGAEKEVSPHIPGDKSVLGREFDQERKANDKLDTVLEKSEEHADAKEHAKATEEASDKVETFGLGVTYEHPSTKELPVSKDTSPPAAEKAETGLSSVPEIAEVEPSKKAEPELDVIAQKADQGQLDVKISDFGQMAAGLTIDAGKATELQLEATQDLTPSSAVPQEGDMFLSVDPGHMKEGTKTSETEIKEKVAKPDLVHQEAVDKEESYESSGEHESLTMESLKADEGKKETSPESSLIQDEIAIKLSVEIPCAPAVSEADLAPDERADVQMEFIQQPKEESKEAPDISVTPSDVTEPLPKAIGAEPAEVQSEEEEIEARGEYDKLLFRSDTLQITDLGIAGVREEFVETCPGEHKGVIESVVTIEDDFITVVQTTTEEGESGSHSVRFAALEQPEVERRPSPHAEEELEVEEAAEAQAEPKDGSPEAPASPEREEVALSEYKTETYDDYKDETTIDDSIMDADSLWVDTQDDDRSIMTEQLETIPKEEKAEKEARRPSLEKHRKEKPFKTGRGRISTPERKIAKKEPSTVSRDEVRRKKATGGETTQASSVFKQAKDKVSDGVTKSPEKRSSLPRPSSILPPRRGVSGDREENSFSLNSSISSSARRTTRSEPIRRAGKSGTSTPTTPGSTAITPGTPPSYSSRTPGTPGTPSYPRTPHTPGTPKSAILVPSEKKVAIIRTPPKSPATPKQLRLINQPLPDLKNVKSKIGSTDNIKYQPKGGQVRILNKKIDFSKVQSRCGSKDNIKHSAGGGNVQIVTKKIDLSHVTSKCGSLKNIRHRPGGGRVKIESVKLDFKEKAQAKVGSLDNAHHVPGGGNVKIDSQKLNFREHAKARVDHGAEIITQSPGRSSVASPRRLSNVSSSGSINLLESPQLATLAEDVTAALAKQGL